A genome region from Sphingorhabdus sp. SMR4y includes the following:
- a CDS encoding YbjN domain-containing protein has product MRILKISAALAVSALPLATINAQVVASDPESVAMAVGKAGYLAKMQNDSFGDPQIATKMSGWNVTINFYGCTNNADCQSIQLSTGFDRTSPMDWKKANHWNSNRRFGSVSLDEDGDPFLTWDVILTEPVAQSIFATALETYDEAVGDFGLIAFEDQAEKNSESKVKTETSDAGDQS; this is encoded by the coding sequence ATGCGCATCTTGAAAATATCAGCAGCGCTGGCGGTTTCAGCACTACCCCTAGCGACCATCAATGCCCAGGTCGTGGCCAGTGATCCAGAATCCGTGGCAATGGCGGTAGGGAAAGCGGGGTATCTCGCGAAGATGCAGAACGACTCCTTTGGAGATCCGCAGATTGCGACCAAGATGAGCGGCTGGAATGTGACGATCAATTTTTACGGCTGCACGAACAATGCAGACTGTCAGTCGATACAGTTGAGTACCGGTTTCGACCGGACATCTCCAATGGACTGGAAGAAAGCCAATCACTGGAACAGCAATCGGAGATTTGGTTCGGTCTCGCTCGATGAGGACGGCGATCCCTTCCTGACTTGGGACGTGATTTTAACCGAGCCTGTCGCGCAGTCGATTTTCGCTACTGCTTTGGAAACCTATGATGAGGCCGTTGGGGATTTCGGCCTGATCGCATTTGAAGATCAGGCCGAAAAAAACAGTGAGTCAAAGGTCAAGACAGAGACCTCTGATGCTGGCGATCAAAGCTGA
- a CDS encoding alpha/beta fold hydrolase — translation MTAKKWDFTSFDGVKLKIHELGEGRPVLLLHGLFSNAETNWIKFGHAGALADAGFRVIMPDLRAHGESEAPHDPAAYPDDVLVQDVLALITHLQLTDYDLGGFSLGARTTARLLVTGAKPGRAILAGMGLQGLAGWEKRQAFFQEAIRLKDSAKRGDPHWMAIQFMKSQKIDPEAARLLLSTFSDMDPAEAASIETETLVLCGSEDRDNGDPEELAAILLNGHHVEIPGTHMSSVTKAEMNQEMVRFLVG, via the coding sequence ATGACAGCAAAAAAATGGGACTTTACGTCTTTCGACGGGGTGAAGCTCAAGATTCACGAATTGGGCGAGGGCCGTCCGGTCCTTCTGCTCCACGGGCTGTTTTCCAATGCCGAAACCAACTGGATCAAATTCGGTCATGCCGGGGCGCTGGCCGATGCCGGATTCCGAGTAATCATGCCCGATCTGCGTGCGCATGGAGAGAGCGAAGCACCGCATGATCCTGCGGCCTATCCCGATGATGTGCTGGTGCAGGACGTGCTGGCGTTGATCACGCATCTGCAATTGACCGATTATGATCTCGGCGGCTTCTCGCTGGGCGCGCGCACGACGGCCCGGCTGCTGGTGACTGGGGCAAAGCCGGGCAGGGCGATACTCGCCGGCATGGGGCTTCAGGGCCTTGCGGGATGGGAAAAGCGTCAGGCATTTTTTCAGGAGGCGATCCGGCTCAAGGACAGCGCCAAACGCGGCGATCCGCACTGGATGGCGATTCAGTTTATGAAGAGCCAGAAAATCGATCCGGAGGCAGCACGTTTGTTGCTCTCGACTTTTTCCGATATGGATCCTGCCGAGGCAGCCAGCATAGAAACCGAAACATTGGTGCTGTGCGGCAGCGAGGACCGCGACAACGGCGATCCGGAAGAACTGGCGGCGATTTTGCTCAATGGTCACCATGTCGAAATACCCGGTACCCATATGAGCAGCGTGACCAAGGCGGAAATGAACCAGGAGATGGTGCGCTTTCTGGTCGGTTAG
- a CDS encoding M2 family metallopeptidase — MALSTPALAKHHEKDAMEETAAPTAADAEQFVAETEQKLFDFSIDAARIYWINANFITDDTDALAAKAGAEGTTMSVNAAIEAAKFNDVKGLDAVTRRKLDKLRGGIVLPAPTTDGAATELNEIATKLNSAYGKGKGTLNDEEINGSDIEAAMGTNRNPEELAEMWESWHTNVGAPMKDDYARMVEIANQGAQELGFADVGAMWRSGYDMPADDFAKLTDKLWAQVKPLYDQLHCYTRDKLNEEYGDAVQPETGPIRADLLGNMWAQEWGNIYDIVAPEGAGDIGYDTTELLAANDYDAMKMVKAGEGFFSSLGFEPLPETFYERSLFTKPADREVVCHASAWDIDNKDDIRIKMCIKVNGDDFITIHHELGHNYYQRAYNEQSYLHLDGANDGFHEAIGDMVALSITPEYLVQVGLLDAEKVPSADKDVGLLLRQAMDKVAFLPFGLLVDKWRWQVFSGDIQPDNYTQAWHDLKLEYQGITPPVDRPADAFDPGAKYHIPGNTPYSRYFLARILQFQFYKAACDEAGWTGPLHRCSFYGNEQVGAKLNAMLEMGASKPWPDALEAFTGTREMDGSAMISYFAPLMDWLKEENKGKSCGW, encoded by the coding sequence ATGGCCCTGTCTACTCCTGCTCTGGCCAAGCATCATGAAAAAGATGCCATGGAGGAAACGGCTGCACCGACAGCCGCCGATGCTGAGCAATTTGTAGCCGAGACCGAACAGAAGCTGTTTGATTTCTCGATCGACGCCGCCCGGATTTACTGGATCAACGCGAATTTCATCACCGACGACACGGACGCGCTGGCGGCCAAGGCCGGCGCAGAGGGAACGACGATGTCGGTGAACGCAGCTATCGAAGCGGCAAAATTCAACGACGTCAAAGGGCTGGATGCGGTTACGCGTCGCAAGCTCGACAAATTGCGCGGCGGGATTGTGCTGCCTGCACCGACTACGGATGGCGCCGCCACCGAATTGAACGAGATCGCGACCAAGCTGAACTCGGCCTATGGCAAGGGCAAGGGCACGCTCAACGACGAGGAAATCAACGGATCGGACATCGAAGCCGCCATGGGCACCAACCGCAACCCCGAAGAATTGGCTGAAATGTGGGAAAGCTGGCACACAAATGTCGGCGCGCCGATGAAGGATGATTATGCCCGTATGGTCGAAATCGCCAATCAAGGGGCCCAGGAACTCGGTTTTGCCGACGTCGGTGCGATGTGGCGGTCCGGCTATGACATGCCGGCCGACGATTTCGCCAAGCTGACCGACAAGCTCTGGGCGCAGGTCAAACCGTTATATGACCAGCTGCACTGCTACACGCGCGACAAGCTCAACGAAGAATATGGTGATGCGGTTCAGCCCGAAACCGGACCGATTCGCGCCGATCTGCTCGGCAATATGTGGGCCCAGGAATGGGGCAATATCTATGATATCGTGGCACCCGAAGGGGCTGGTGACATCGGTTATGATACGACCGAATTGCTGGCGGCCAATGATTATGACGCGATGAAGATGGTGAAGGCCGGCGAAGGTTTCTTCTCCTCCTTAGGTTTCGAGCCGCTGCCGGAAACATTCTACGAACGCTCGCTCTTCACCAAGCCGGCTGACCGGGAAGTCGTCTGTCACGCCAGCGCCTGGGATATCGACAACAAGGACGATATCCGGATCAAGATGTGCATCAAGGTGAATGGCGACGATTTCATCACCATCCACCACGAGCTGGGCCACAATTATTACCAGCGTGCCTATAACGAGCAGAGCTACCTGCACCTCGACGGCGCCAATGACGGTTTCCACGAGGCAATCGGTGATATGGTCGCACTATCGATCACACCGGAATATCTGGTCCAGGTTGGTTTGCTCGACGCCGAAAAGGTTCCCAGCGCGGACAAGGATGTCGGCCTGCTGTTGCGTCAGGCAATGGACAAGGTTGCGTTCCTGCCGTTTGGCCTGCTGGTCGACAAGTGGCGCTGGCAGGTGTTCTCGGGCGATATCCAGCCGGACAATTACACCCAGGCCTGGCATGATCTGAAGCTGGAATATCAGGGCATCACGCCACCGGTTGACCGGCCTGCCGATGCTTTCGATCCGGGCGCAAAATATCATATTCCCGGCAATACGCCTTATTCGCGCTATTTCCTCGCCCGGATCCTGCAGTTCCAGTTCTACAAGGCCGCCTGCGATGAAGCCGGATGGACCGGACCGCTGCACCGCTGTTCCTTCTATGGTAACGAGCAGGTCGGCGCCAAGCTGAACGCAATGCTCGAAATGGGCGCTTCCAAGCCTTGGCCCGACGCGCTGGAAGCCTTTACCGGGACGCGGGAAATGGATGGATCGGCGATGATCAGCTATTTTGCCCCGCTAATGGACTGGCTGAAGGAAGAGAATAAGGGCAAGAGTTGCGGGTGGTGA
- a CDS encoding peroxiredoxin, whose amino-acid sequence MINKGDKIPDVKLVKATAEGPQQISSSEYFAGKKVALFSVPGAFTPTCSAKHLPGYVEKAADLKAKGVDEIACTAVNDAFVMGAWNDAAGSEDVTMLADGNGDFAQAVGLTMDGSGFGLGQRGQRFSMIVNDGVVEELNVEAPGDFKVSAAEYMLDQL is encoded by the coding sequence ATGATTAACAAAGGCGACAAGATTCCCGACGTAAAACTGGTCAAGGCAACCGCAGAAGGCCCGCAGCAGATCAGCTCCAGCGAATATTTCGCCGGCAAAAAAGTGGCGCTATTTTCCGTCCCCGGCGCGTTCACACCGACTTGCTCCGCCAAACATCTTCCCGGCTATGTCGAGAAAGCAGCAGACCTGAAAGCCAAGGGCGTCGACGAAATTGCCTGTACCGCCGTCAATGACGCTTTTGTCATGGGCGCATGGAATGATGCAGCCGGTTCAGAAGATGTCACCATGCTGGCAGACGGCAATGGCGATTTTGCCCAGGCGGTCGGCCTGACCATGGACGGTTCCGGCTTTGGCCTCGGCCAGCGCGGCCAGCGTTTCTCGATGATCGTCAACGACGGCGTGGTCGAGGAACTGAATGTCGAAGCACCGGGCGATTTCAAGGTCAGCGCCGCGGAATATATGCTCGATCAGCTTTGA